A single window of Eucalyptus grandis isolate ANBG69807.140 chromosome 1, ASM1654582v1, whole genome shotgun sequence DNA harbors:
- the LOC104442593 gene encoding NAC domain-containing protein 2 — protein sequence MIMKNPQSSLPPGFRFHPTDEELILHYLRRKVTSSPLPVSIIAEVDIYKLNPWELPAKAAFGEKEWYFFSPRDRKYPNGARPNRAAASGYWKATGTDKVIVTSSSSASAHQHHEKLGVKKALVFYKGKPPKGIKTNWIMHEYRLAESPAYNSRPNTNPLKLKDSSMRLDDWVLCRIYKKTNLSPTAGASVATPDQDLEEEEEEGLSNIHQNEMLKPFADIPNNHVQNNGGLMSQKSSSFSNLIDALDYSVLSSLLSDNTPQGVGVLGFDQLAPLIPNNSNHVDITDPHVFGSGTYNNGSSNCFPQKLPQLSPSSSAPFMEENRLKRHRSDADTAAYQAKKLLSHCSFTNTASQAADFPQYNLINSYPFLNQQLLLGPNNYAHFHG from the exons ATGATCATGAAGAACCCACAATCATCCTTGCCACCGGGATTTAGGTTCCACCCAACTGATGAAGAACTCATCCTCCATTACCTCAGAAGGAAGGTCACATCCTCACCTCTCCCTGTTTCCATCATTGCAGAGGTTGATATCTACAAGCTTAACCCCTGGGAATTACCAG CTAAAGCAGCTTTTGGCGAGAAAGAATGGTACTTCTTCAGCCCTAGGGATAGGAAGTACCCGAATGGAGCAAGGCCCAACAGAGCAGCTGCTTCAGGGTATTGGAAGGCCACCGGCACGGACAAAGTGATCGtgacttcatcttcttcagcatcCGCACATCAGCACCACGAGAAACTCGGCGTGAAGAAGGCGCTGGTCTTCTACAAGGGGAAGCCTCCCAAGGGAATCAAGACGAATTGGATCATGCACGAGTACCGCCTCGCCGAGTCGCCCGCCTACAACAGTCGCCCCAATACTAACCCCTTGAAGCTTAAAGATTCTTCCATGAGG TTGGACGATTGGGTTCTGTGTCGGATTTACAAGAAGACCAACTTGTCCCCTACCGCCGGAGCCTCGGTGGCCACACCTGATCAAGAtctggaagaagaagaggaagaaggccTCAGTAACATTCACCAAAACGAAATGCTAAAACCCTTCGCGGACATCCCCAACAATCACGTTCAAAACAACGGAGGCCTCATGTCTCAGAAGTCCTCTTCGTTCTCCAATCTAATAGACGCCTTGGACTACTCGGTGCTCAGTAGCCTTCTATCTGACAACACCCCGCAAGGGGTCGGCGTGCTCGGATTCGACCAATTAGCTCCATTGATTCCGAATAACAGTAACCATGTGGACATCACTGATCCGCACGTGTTCGGCAGTGGGACTTATAATAATGGAAGCAGCAATTGCTTTCCCCAGAAGCTGCCCCAGCTCAGCCCCTCATCATCAGCTCCATTCATGGAGGAGAACAGGCTCAAGCGTCACCGCTCGGACGCCGACACTGCGGCGTATCAGGCAAAGAAGCTCCTCAGCCACTGCAGCTTCACCAACACTGCGAGTCAGGCGGCCGACTTTCCGCAGTATAACTTGATCAATAGCTACCCATTCTTGAACCAGCAGTTGCTACTAGGACCCAATAACTACGCCCATTTTCATGGTTAA